From uncultured Methanobrevibacter sp., a single genomic window includes:
- a CDS encoding radical SAM/SPASM domain-containing protein: MDDENFNLQDYLAEGAEIIVKDAIKASLKNPKESLFLAKFAKHTRKASKIRQEYEKKGQNIPIFLIASITSSCNLHCTGCYSRANDACHDNEPINQLSGEEWENIFTQAKELGISFIVLAGGEPMIREDVINKASNHPEILFPIFTNGTLLNNDYLRLFDENRNLVPIFSIEGDEEVTDLRRGEGVYNQLLNSMDLMRKNNIIFGASLTFTKGNLSNLLSREYINQLRDFGCKVIFFIEYVPVNEETIELAPGDDERDLLLDELELLRKEYDDMLFLSFPGDEKTSGGCLAAGRGFFHINSYGGAEPCPASPYSDINVRDSSLLEALDSKLFRSLRDGGILLDDHEGGCVLFEHKDEVERILNE; encoded by the coding sequence ATGGATGATGAAAATTTTAATTTACAGGATTATCTTGCAGAAGGGGCTGAAATAATTGTAAAGGATGCAATTAAGGCATCTCTTAAGAATCCTAAAGAGAGTCTGTTCTTGGCCAAATTTGCAAAGCATACAAGAAAAGCGAGCAAAATTAGACAAGAGTATGAGAAAAAAGGTCAAAATATTCCAATTTTTTTGATAGCAAGCATTACAAGCAGTTGCAATTTGCATTGCACCGGATGCTATTCAAGAGCGAATGATGCATGCCATGACAATGAACCTATCAATCAATTAAGTGGAGAAGAATGGGAAAATATCTTCACTCAAGCAAAAGAACTTGGAATAAGTTTCATCGTGCTTGCTGGGGGTGAGCCTATGATTAGGGAAGATGTTATCAATAAAGCAAGTAATCATCCAGAGATTCTATTCCCAATCTTTACAAACGGGACCCTATTGAATAATGATTATCTAAGATTGTTTGATGAAAACAGAAATCTTGTTCCCATATTTTCCATTGAAGGGGATGAAGAGGTAACTGATTTAAGAAGAGGAGAAGGAGTCTATAATCAGCTATTGAATTCAATGGATTTGATGAGAAAGAACAATATTATATTCGGAGCTTCTCTTACATTTACAAAAGGCAATCTCTCCAATTTGCTTTCAAGGGAATACATCAATCAATTAAGGGATTTTGGATGCAAAGTGATATTTTTCATTGAATACGTTCCAGTAAATGAGGAAACAATAGAACTTGCTCCTGGTGATGATGAAAGGGATTTGCTTTTAGATGAGCTTGAACTTCTCAGAAAAGAGTATGATGATATGCTGTTCTTATCATTCCCTGGAGATGAAAAGACCTCTGGAGGCTGTTTAGCAGCAGGAAGAGGATTTTTCCATATCAATTCCTATGGTGGTGCTGAACCTTGTCCTGCTTCACCGTATTCTGATATTAATGTTAGAGATTCATCTCTTCTTGAAGCATTGGATTCAAAATTGTTCAGGTCTCTTCGTGATGGAGGCATCCTTTTGGATGACCATGAAGGAGGCTGTGTATTGTTTGAACACAAGGATGAAGTGGAAAGAATATTAAATGAATGA
- a CDS encoding tRNA(His) guanylyltransferase Thg1 family protein → MKDYEIYSTMKVPKNSNIIIRLDGRKFHSLSKALNLVKPYDENFYKIIENVCLDIFNQFAPKFIYAFSDEISILLDEIPFSGRVEKINSVFASLASSSFTYNLLNDYSNEFDLDNLSDNERNIIFPISFDSRIIPIDDASISDYFKWRQDECWRNCINGYGIWALKKEYDKEEANEKIKGLKSNEIHDMLFEKGINLNDVDTWKKRGIGVYKKSWEIEGFNPKKQEKTVSTRSEVFADYELDIFSKEFFDNLR, encoded by the coding sequence ATGAAGGATTATGAGATTTATTCAACTATGAAGGTTCCAAAGAACTCAAATATCATCATACGTTTAGATGGGCGCAAGTTTCATAGTTTATCTAAGGCATTAAATCTTGTAAAGCCTTATGATGAGAATTTCTATAAGATAATAGAAAATGTTTGCCTCGATATTTTCAATCAGTTTGCACCTAAATTCATTTATGCATTTTCAGATGAAATCAGCATACTTCTGGATGAGATTCCATTTTCAGGCAGGGTTGAGAAGATCAATTCAGTATTCGCTTCACTGGCTTCAAGTTCCTTTACATATAATCTATTAAACGATTATTCTAATGAATTTGATTTAGACAACTTATCAGATAATGAAAGGAATATTATATTTCCTATATCCTTTGATTCAAGAATCATTCCAATCGATGATGCATCTATATCTGACTACTTCAAATGGAGACAAGATGAATGTTGGAGAAATTGCATCAATGGATATGGCATCTGGGCACTGAAAAAGGAATATGATAAGGAAGAAGCTAATGAAAAGATAAAGGGATTGAAATCAAATGAAATCCATGACATGCTATTTGAGAAAGGAATTAATCTCAATGATGTAGACACTTGGAAAAAGAGAGGAATCGGTGTTTATAAGAAATCATGGGAAATAGAAGGATTCAATCCGAAAAAACAGGAAAAAACAGTATCTACAAGGTCTGAAGTTTTTGCTGATTATGAATTGGACATTTTTAGTAAGGAATTTTTTGATAATTTGAGATAA
- a CDS encoding TetR/AcrR family transcriptional regulator — MNTKEKIFDVSLDLFSKKGYDSVSLREIAEEVGIKKSSIYSHYSSKEAILMDIFEYLTNLFEYDELLNNNELDLSEDNEILLENPELFYHMGSEAIRIMFSEEKNLKIWKLIFIQMNHNETIRLFFQDEILVKPLRFWRGFFSILKENGIIRQDCNPELLAKEYYSFPIYLLLEICAKYDDIPESTLDNFFKEAEEHANFLLDCIKVK, encoded by the coding sequence ATGAACACTAAAGAAAAGATATTTGATGTGTCTTTAGACCTGTTTTCAAAAAAAGGTTATGATTCTGTTTCACTTAGGGAGATTGCAGAAGAGGTGGGAATTAAAAAGAGCTCAATATATAGTCATTACTCATCTAAAGAAGCAATATTAATGGACATATTTGAATACTTGACAAATCTTTTTGAATATGATGAGTTGCTCAACAATAATGAATTGGATTTAAGTGAAGATAATGAAATATTGCTTGAAAACCCTGAACTGTTTTATCATATGGGGTCTGAAGCTATTAGGATAATGTTTTCTGAAGAGAAAAATCTCAAAATTTGGAAATTGATCTTTATCCAGATGAATCATAACGAAACAATAAGGTTGTTTTTCCAGGATGAGATACTAGTTAAGCCATTGAGATTTTGGAGAGGATTCTTTAGTATTCTAAAGGAAAATGGAATTATCCGACAAGACTGTAACCCTGAGCTATTGGCTAAGGAATACTATAGCTTTCCAATTTATTTGCTTTTGGAAATATGTGCAAAATATGATGACATTCCAGAAAGCACTTTGGATAATTTCTTCAAGGAAGCAGAAGAGCATGCCAATTTCCTATTGGATTGCATAAAGGTGAAATGA
- a CDS encoding heavy metal-binding domain-containing protein, whose product MVSIEEFPIASSDHIPGYKIVEEKGFVYGLTVRARGIGGDIGAGLKGLLGGEIKQYVSMMEESRDESIKRCIDHAKELGANAIITMRMDSDSISQNMQEVLAYGTAVVIEKED is encoded by the coding sequence ATGGTAAGTATTGAAGAATTTCCAATTGCAAGTTCAGATCATATTCCGGGATACAAGATTGTAGAAGAAAAAGGATTCGTATACGGTTTGACTGTACGTGCACGTGGTATTGGTGGAGACATTGGTGCAGGATTAAAAGGATTGCTCGGTGGAGAAATCAAGCAATACGTTTCAATGATGGAAGAATCCAGAGATGAATCAATTAAACGTTGCATTGATCATGCTAAGGAATTAGGTGCAAATGCAATCATTACCATGAGAATGGATTCAGACAGCATTTCCCAAAACATGCAAGAAGTTTTAGCATACGGTACTGCTGTTGTAATTGAAAAAGAGGATTAA
- the serA gene encoding phosphoglycerate dehydrogenase, translating into MKALVADAINEKGIENLKEVCEVVVDTSITPEELLETIGEYDAILIRSRTKLPAEVIEKADNLKIIARAGVGVDNVDVNAATQKGIMVVNAPESTSITVAEHTMGLILSTIRKIAIADKSTKAGKWEKKAFMGMELRNKTLGVIGMGRIGSQVVNRCKAFEMDAIAYDPYLPPEVAKNMGVELYENIEDVLTRADVITIHVPLTPETEHSISTEQFKMMKDTALIFNCARGGIIDEDALYDALANGEILGAGLDVYEEEPAKENKLFELDNIVCTPHIAASTKEAQRDAAIIVANEVITLFKGDMPKNVINMPRMNNAEFEETNNYLELCEKLGSFISQSASSPIKKLEITYKGEIAKLPNRELFTRTILQGILNPITETAVNAVNATAVAKARGISITEAVSDDSEGYETMIKVTAKTKAGQMSADGTYLHEPKIIKVNGYWVDVKPEGNMFIAKYKDIPGSIGAIGTKFGEQNINIGIMQVGRDSSGGEAIMILTLDEPATKESVEEIKQLENVYDATSLIL; encoded by the coding sequence ATGAAAGCATTAGTCGCAGATGCAATAAATGAAAAAGGTATTGAAAACTTAAAAGAAGTTTGTGAAGTTGTAGTGGATACTAGCATTACCCCTGAAGAGTTACTTGAAACCATTGGGGAATATGATGCAATTCTCATAAGAAGCAGAACCAAATTGCCTGCTGAAGTCATTGAAAAGGCAGACAATCTTAAAATCATTGCAAGAGCAGGTGTAGGTGTAGACAACGTTGACGTAAATGCAGCTACCCAAAAAGGTATTATGGTAGTTAATGCACCTGAATCTACTTCAATCACTGTAGCAGAACACACAATGGGACTCATCTTAAGCACTATCCGTAAAATAGCTATTGCTGACAAGTCAACCAAAGCAGGAAAATGGGAGAAAAAGGCATTTATGGGTATGGAACTTAGAAACAAGACCCTTGGTGTAATAGGTATGGGAAGAATCGGATCCCAAGTTGTAAACAGATGTAAGGCATTTGAAATGGATGCAATTGCATACGACCCATATTTACCACCTGAAGTGGCTAAAAACATGGGTGTGGAATTATACGAAAACATTGAAGACGTATTGACCAGAGCAGATGTGATTACCATTCACGTTCCACTCACTCCTGAAACTGAACACTCAATTTCAACTGAACAATTCAAGATGATGAAAGACACTGCACTTATCTTCAACTGTGCACGTGGCGGAATCATTGACGAGGATGCATTATATGATGCATTGGCAAATGGAGAAATCCTCGGTGCAGGTCTTGACGTATATGAAGAGGAACCTGCAAAAGAAAACAAATTATTCGAATTAGATAATATCGTATGTACTCCTCACATTGCAGCATCCACTAAAGAGGCTCAAAGGGATGCAGCTATCATCGTAGCAAATGAAGTAATTACCTTATTCAAAGGAGACATGCCTAAAAACGTAATCAACATGCCTCGTATGAACAATGCAGAATTTGAAGAAACCAACAATTACTTAGAGCTTTGTGAAAAATTAGGAAGTTTCATTTCACAATCTGCAAGCAGCCCTATCAAGAAATTGGAAATAACTTACAAAGGTGAAATCGCTAAACTTCCAAATAGGGAATTGTTCACAAGAACCATCTTGCAAGGTATCTTAAACCCAATCACTGAAACTGCAGTAAATGCTGTAAACGCAACCGCTGTTGCAAAAGCAAGAGGAATCAGCATCACTGAAGCTGTAAGCGATGACAGCGAAGGTTACGAAACCATGATTAAGGTTACTGCAAAAACCAAAGCAGGTCAAATGTCTGCAGACGGTACATACTTGCACGAACCTAAGATCATTAAGGTCAACGGCTACTGGGTAGATGTAAAACCTGAAGGAAACATGTTCATTGCAAAATACAAAGACATTCCTGGAAGTATCGGTGCAATCGGTACTAAATTTGGTGAACAGAACATCAACATCGGTATCATGCAAGTTGGAAGAGACTCTTCTGGTGGAGAAGCAATCATGATTCTCACATTAGATGAACCTGCTACTAAAGAATCTGTTGAAGAGATTAAACAATTAGAAAACGTTTATGACGCAACCAGCTTAATTCTTTAA
- a CDS encoding Mov34/MPN/PAD-1 family protein, with translation MGFEDLVSKMNERNQFRKVCVDQGVIDSVVFYSKKSYPNEFLAMLDGHVKDNVLYITGLLFLPGERSHTSASFNDWMIPPNQKKWGSVHSHPGNNANPSHADLMTFSKHGPFHMIVCEPYSLETMKAYNAYGEPVAFEVGNFPDENKDLMLEDLKQIKEEIDEMDGEELSPSFFDLDKDLSYFDDDKEKTNKYSHEFDESYNPYNISDEDLGSIDLNPTVVEIGGERINGQSPKLGLVIEFRDGKPILKGVSNKFLEEDDE, from the coding sequence ATGGGATTTGAAGATTTGGTATCTAAAATGAATGAAAGGAATCAATTCAGGAAGGTCTGTGTAGACCAAGGTGTGATTGATTCTGTAGTGTTCTATTCTAAAAAATCATATCCCAATGAATTTTTAGCCATGCTAGACGGACACGTTAAGGATAATGTTTTATATATCACTGGTTTATTGTTCTTGCCAGGTGAAAGGTCTCATACAAGCGCAAGCTTTAATGATTGGATGATTCCACCTAATCAGAAAAAATGGGGTTCTGTACATTCACATCCCGGCAACAATGCAAATCCGTCACATGCAGATTTAATGACATTTTCAAAGCATGGTCCATTTCACATGATTGTATGTGAACCATACAGTTTAGAGACTATGAAAGCATATAACGCTTATGGAGAGCCAGTTGCCTTTGAAGTTGGTAACTTTCCAGATGAGAATAAGGATTTGATGCTTGAGGATTTAAAGCAAATCAAGGAAGAGATTGATGAAATGGATGGGGAAGAACTTAGTCCATCATTCTTTGATTTGGATAAGGATTTGTCCTACTTTGATGATGATAAGGAAAAGACCAATAAGTATTCCCATGAATTTGATGAAAGCTATAACCCATATAACATTTCAGATGAGGATTTGGGATCTATTGACTTGAATCCGACTGTTGTTGAAATAGGTGGAGAGAGAATCAATGGTCAAAGTCCTAAATTAGGTCTTGTCATTGAATTTAGAGATGGAAAGCCTATTTTAAAAGGAGTTTCAAATAAATTCCTCGAAGAGGATGATGAGTAA